A DNA window from Pungitius pungitius chromosome 1, fPunPun2.1, whole genome shotgun sequence contains the following coding sequences:
- the nectin4a gene encoding nectin-4 isoform X2 — MTPLPTGLSVCVCVLWIFVTGTWGDFVDVSQANPILSRAEEQTVLACRYQPTDKVVVVQVTWYKEKPDATKEQIITAHHSNGQTAFGTWHQRVHFKSSEPTVDSSLVIKSTEVSDEGNYLCRISTFPSGNFDREMSLIVWTVPISSLDPVVLVEGQTYRQAASCRSVARPPPRISWDTELNGQSVNRSSDNGAVSSYFSLHPLRSMNGQKLDCLVWHPTMEAPRRLRNHLVVHFPPHAEISGYNGDWSMGLENAALRCVGGGNPKPSFTWIRIGGELPEGVIPDPNGSLVFGRPLSLSDGGTYQCVAKNDVGVGKMEVAISVAESFQKDSMGDNMLMIIIGGAAGGLLILMLIVVITLTCHHKRKNKKLERELTVKKEEISTLSRQASFRRVNSASTDARGMTEENIPLTLEGTMMSSQSSIRDQANYRDSRSTISGGRGGGRAFDDLGRPVLYNNSQRWKDRPLDRDEDRRLRVESYVRTSAETHLHPPLTPTPFAMAQSMEIVRQLNGSAIFPADGGSRPGSVTKSYQQPPLTRNFPRVTDDEDEEDEGLGSPASREHADDRDSETNSSQVSEAHSARYQKTNGTLRPKSRQSHTGVGPHASVIHKAQIV; from the exons ATGACACCTCTACCGACCGgactgtcagtgtgtgtctgtgtcctctGGATCTTTG TAACAGGGACATGGGGAGACTTTGTGGACGTCTCTCAAGCTAATCCCATACTGTCCCGGGCTGAGGAGCAGACGGTCCTGGCCTGTCGCTACCAGCCAACTGATAAAGTGGTGGTGGTCCAGGTCACCTGGTACAAAGAGAAACCCGATGCCACCAAGGAGCAGATCATCACTGCACACCATAGTAACGGACAGACTG CGTTTGGGACCTGGCATCAACGCGTGCACTTTAAAAGCAGCGAGCCCACCGTGGACTCGTCTCTGGTCATCAAGAGCACGGAGGTCTCTGATGAGGGGAACTACCTCTGCCGCATCAGCACCTTCCCATCAGGCAACTTTGACAGAGAGATGTCACTCATCGTGTGGA CCGTTCCGATCTCCTCCCTGGACCCTGTGGTTCTGGTGGAGGGACAGACCTACCGACAGGCCGCTTCCTGTCGCTCAGTGGCCCGTCCGCCTCCCCGCATCTCCTGGGACACCGAACTCAACGGCCAGTCCGTCAATCGCTCCTCCGACAACGGGGCGGTGTCCTCGTATTTCTCCCTACACCCCCTCAGGAGCATGAACGGCCAGAAGCTGGACTGTCTGGTGTGGCATCCGACTATGGAGGCCCCACGCAGGCTGCGGAACCACCTGGTGGTGCACT TTCCTCCACACGCGGAGATTTCTGGCTACAATGGAGACTGGTCCATGGGTCTGGAGAATGCTGCCCTGAGGTGTGTGGGTGGAGGAAACCCCAAACCGAGTTTCACCTGGATAAG AATCGGGGGAGAGTTGCCAGAAGGTGTCATCCCCGACCCTAACGGATCCCTAGTTTTTGGACGACCCCTAAGCTTGTCAGACGGCGGCACCTACCAGTGTGTGGCAAAGAATGACGTGGGAGTCGGGAAGATGGAGGTGGCGATCAGTGTGGCAG AATCTTTCCAGAAGGACAGCATGGGCGACAACATGCTGATGATCATCATAGGGGGCGCAGCTGGGGGGCTCCTGATCTTGATGCTCATCGTTGTCATCACCCTCACTTGTCATCACAAACGCAAGAACAAAAAGCTGGAGCGGGAGCTCACTGTGAAGAA GGAGGAAATAAGCACTCTCTCCAGGCAAGCTTCTTTCCGGAGAGTGAACTCTGCCAGCACAGATGCCAGAGGAATG ACCGAGGAAAACATCCCTCTCACGCTGGAGGGAACAATGATGTCCAGCCAGTCTTCCATCAGG GACCAGGCCAACTACCGTGACAGCCGATCTACTATCTCAGGTGGACGGGGAGGAGGGCGGGCGTTTGATGACCTGGGCAGGCCAGTTTTGTACAACAACTCGCAGAGGTGGAAGGACAGACCTCTGGACAGAGACGAGGACCGCAGACTCAGAGTAGAGTCATACGTGAGAACCAGCGCT GAAACTCATTTACACCCTCCCCTGACACCAACGCCCTTCGCAATGGCGCAGTCCATGGAGATCGTAAGACAGCTCAACGGCAGCGCCATTTTCCCGGCAGACGGGGGTTCGAGGCCAGGAAGCGTCACCAAGAGTTACCAGCAGCCTCCTCTGACCAGAAACTTCCCACGTGTAACGGATGAcgaggatgaggaagatgaaggttTGGGGAGTCCCGCCAGTCGGGAGCATGCTGACGACAGGGACAGCGAGACAAACAGCTCCCAGGTGTCCGAGGCCCACAGTGCACGCTACCAGAAGACTAATGGCACACTCAGGCCAAAATCCCGGCAAAGCCACACTGGGGTCGGTCCCCATGCCTCTGTGATCCACAAGGCCCAGATAGTTTAG
- the epdl1 gene encoding ependymin-like 1: protein MRALVLLVCLSVGCLAQRPHPCESPPLLTGSLSVATASEKLMAYAKYSYDALGKRIRITEFGAYENKTFHLDVLLLFRQGVMYKINQKNQTCLKKPLNAHFHPLEIPRNASLLGQVVLGSSSGPGQGVLVNTWGGELQMKKGPAKYMSTVTEFGCIPVSTLFHTDKSGWMVTNFFNNVIGLVEPQRLIPPRFCQGVELEKSRDEDPMTFFSLF, encoded by the exons ATGAGAGCTCTGGTCCTGTTAGTGTGCCTGTCCGTGGGCTGCCTCGCTCAGAGGCCACATCCATGCG aATCCCCGCCGCTGCTGACCGGTAGCCTCAGTGTT GCCACAGCTAGTGAGAAGTTGATGGCATACGCCAAGTACAGCTATGACGCCCTGGGAAAGCGCATCCGCATCACAGAGTTTGGAGCTTATGAAAATAAGACCTTCCATCTTGATGTACTTTTGCTCTTCAGACAG GGGGTCATGTATAAGATCAACCAGAAGAACCAAACATGTTTGAAGAAGCCACTGAACGCACACTTCCACCCGCTGGAGATTCCACGCAATGCGTCCCTGCTGGGACAGGTTGTTTTAGGCAGCTCCTCGGGTCCAGGACAGGGAGTCCTAGTcaacacctgggggggggagctgcaaaTGAAGAAGGGACCAG CAAAGTACATGAGCACTGTCACAGAGTTCGGATGCATCCCTGTCAGCACTCTGTTTCACACCGACAAAAGTGGATGGATGGTGACCAA CTTCTTCAACAACGTCATCGGACTAGTGGAACCTCAAAGGCTCATCCCTCCACGTTTCTGTCAAGGCGTTGAGCTGGAAAAGAGCCGTGACGAGGATCCAATGACCTTCTtcagtttgttttga
- the LOC119223111 gene encoding ubiquitin thioesterase OTUB1, translating into MRSSGRRKQISIAKMAEEQQESSQGEVEGGNCLAYDEAIIAQQDRIQQEIANSSPLVSDRQDLAVLQREYADDDAVYQLKIKDLHKKYSYIRKTRPDGNCFYRAFGFAHLESLLDDSKELQKFKAVATKSKMDLVNEGFTEFTIEDFHNTFMDLIELCEKQPSLQELLNSFNDQNVSDYVVVYLRLLTSGYLQREYGFFQHFIEGGRSVKEFCQQEVEPMSKESDHIHIIALAQALDVSILVEYMDRGEGGTVNHHVFPEGGDPRIFLLYRPGHYDILYK; encoded by the exons ATGAGGTCAAGCGGGAGGAGGAAACAGATCTCGATAGCTAAGATggcggaggagcagcaggaatcatcacagggagaggtggagg GGGGGAACTGCCTTGCATATGATGAGGCTATAATTGCTCAACAAGACAGAATTCAGCAGGAG ATAGCCAACAGTAGTCCGTTAGTATCGGACAGACAGGATCTGGCGGTGCTGCAGAGGGAGTACGCTGACGATGACGCAGTTTATCAGCTCAAGATCAAG gaCTTGCACAAAAAATACTCGTACATTCGCAAGACCCGACCAGATGGGAACTGTTTCTACAGAGCTTTCGGCTTCGCACATCTCGAGTCGCTGCTAGATGACAGCAAAGAACTCCAGAA GTTCAAAGCAGTTGCTACCAAAAGTAAAATGGATCTGGTTAACGAGGGCTTCACCGAGTTTACCATTGAAGACTTTCACAACACc TTCATGGACCTGATCGAACTGTGTGAGAAACAGCCGagcctgcaggagctgctgaacTCCTTCAACGACCAGAACGTGTCGGACTACGTGGTTGTGTATCTGCGGCTGCTCACCTCGGGCTACCTGCAGCGAGAGTACGGTTTCTTCCAGCATTTCATAGAGGGAGGACGCTCTGTCAAGGAGTTTTGTCAGcag gaGGTGGAGCCGATGTCTAAAGAGAGTGACCACATTCACATCATCGCCTTAGCGCAGGCCCTAGACGTATCCATCCTGGTGGAGTACATGGATAGAGGCGAAGGAGGAACAGTCAATCATCACGTTTTTCCTGAAGGCGGCGACCCACGCATTTTCCTCCTCTATAGACCTGGCCATTACGACATCTTGTACAAATAA
- the LOC119221652 gene encoding ependymin-2-like, protein MLLLVVLTCLLAGCLAQKPHPCSSPSLLSGSLTVSTQNEKLWTYARYLYDALGQRVRIMELGSYENKSFTYDALLLYREGSMYEINKHDRTCKKKPLKTDFQPMAIPKDASLLGQVVLGTSSGPGEGLLVNTWTGDLPGKAGKFMSTVPEFGCVPISTAYHTGEFGWVVTSFFNNVLGISDPDRLNPPDFCLGGKRSADEEEQTDFLSLFLKKL, encoded by the exons ATGCTGCTCTTGGTGGTTTTAACGTGTTTACTGGCAGGCTGCCTTGCTCAGAAGCCTCACCCATGCT CTAGTCCTTCTCTTCTGAGCGGAAGCCTCACTGTG TCTACACAGAATGAAAAGCTGTGGACTTATGCCAGATACTTGTATGATGCACTGGGACAGCGGGTCCGGATCATGGAGCTGGGAAGCTACGAGAATAAGTCATTCACTTATGACGCTCTTCTGCTCTACAGAGAG GGTAGCATGTATGAGATTAACAAACATGACCGCACATGCAAGAAAAAGCCCCTGAAGACAGACTTCCAGCCTATGGCAATCCCAAAAGATGCGTCTCTGCTGGGCCAAGTTGTTCTTGGCACCTCGTCTGGACCCGGAGAAGGCCTCCTAGTCAACACTTGGACGGGAGATCTGCCCGGCAAAGCAG GGAAGTTCATGAGCACAGTCCCTGAATTCGGTTGTGTCCCTATAAGCACTGCGTACCACACTGGGGAGTTTGGATGGGTGGTGACAAG CTTCTTCAACAACGTCCTTGGGATATCAGACCCTGATCGGCTCAACCCTCCGGACTTCTGCCTGGGTGGAAAGAGGAGTGCTGATGAAGAAGAGCAAACAGACTTCCTCAGCTTGTTCCTTAAGAAGCTCTGA
- the nectin4a gene encoding nectin-4 isoform X1, whose protein sequence is MTPLPTGLSVCVCVLWIFVTGTWGDFVDVSQANPILSRAEEQTVLACRYQPTDKVVVVQVTWYKEKPDATKEQIITAHHSNGQTAFGTWHQRVHFKSSEPTVDSSLVIKSTEVSDEGNYLCRISTFPSGNFDREMSLIVWTVPISSLDPVVLVEGQTYRQAASCRSVARPPPRISWDTELNGQSVNRSSDNGAVSSYFSLHPLRSMNGQKLDCLVWHPTMEAPRRLRNHLVVHFPPHAEISGYNGDWSMGLENAALRCVGGGNPKPSFTWIRIGGELPEGVIPDPNGSLVFGRPLSLSDGGTYQCVAKNDVGVGKMEVAISVAESFQKDSMGDNMLMIIIGGAAGGLLILMLIVVITLTCHHKRKNKKLERELTVKKEEISTLSRQASFRRVNSASTDARGMTEENIPLTLEGTMMSSQSSIRDQANYRDSRSTISGGRGGGRAFDDLGRPVLYNNSQRWKDRPLDRDEDRRLRVESYVRTSAQETHLHPPLTPTPFAMAQSMEIVRQLNGSAIFPADGGSRPGSVTKSYQQPPLTRNFPRVTDDEDEEDEGLGSPASREHADDRDSETNSSQVSEAHSARYQKTNGTLRPKSRQSHTGVGPHASVIHKAQIV, encoded by the exons ATGACACCTCTACCGACCGgactgtcagtgtgtgtctgtgtcctctGGATCTTTG TAACAGGGACATGGGGAGACTTTGTGGACGTCTCTCAAGCTAATCCCATACTGTCCCGGGCTGAGGAGCAGACGGTCCTGGCCTGTCGCTACCAGCCAACTGATAAAGTGGTGGTGGTCCAGGTCACCTGGTACAAAGAGAAACCCGATGCCACCAAGGAGCAGATCATCACTGCACACCATAGTAACGGACAGACTG CGTTTGGGACCTGGCATCAACGCGTGCACTTTAAAAGCAGCGAGCCCACCGTGGACTCGTCTCTGGTCATCAAGAGCACGGAGGTCTCTGATGAGGGGAACTACCTCTGCCGCATCAGCACCTTCCCATCAGGCAACTTTGACAGAGAGATGTCACTCATCGTGTGGA CCGTTCCGATCTCCTCCCTGGACCCTGTGGTTCTGGTGGAGGGACAGACCTACCGACAGGCCGCTTCCTGTCGCTCAGTGGCCCGTCCGCCTCCCCGCATCTCCTGGGACACCGAACTCAACGGCCAGTCCGTCAATCGCTCCTCCGACAACGGGGCGGTGTCCTCGTATTTCTCCCTACACCCCCTCAGGAGCATGAACGGCCAGAAGCTGGACTGTCTGGTGTGGCATCCGACTATGGAGGCCCCACGCAGGCTGCGGAACCACCTGGTGGTGCACT TTCCTCCACACGCGGAGATTTCTGGCTACAATGGAGACTGGTCCATGGGTCTGGAGAATGCTGCCCTGAGGTGTGTGGGTGGAGGAAACCCCAAACCGAGTTTCACCTGGATAAG AATCGGGGGAGAGTTGCCAGAAGGTGTCATCCCCGACCCTAACGGATCCCTAGTTTTTGGACGACCCCTAAGCTTGTCAGACGGCGGCACCTACCAGTGTGTGGCAAAGAATGACGTGGGAGTCGGGAAGATGGAGGTGGCGATCAGTGTGGCAG AATCTTTCCAGAAGGACAGCATGGGCGACAACATGCTGATGATCATCATAGGGGGCGCAGCTGGGGGGCTCCTGATCTTGATGCTCATCGTTGTCATCACCCTCACTTGTCATCACAAACGCAAGAACAAAAAGCTGGAGCGGGAGCTCACTGTGAAGAA GGAGGAAATAAGCACTCTCTCCAGGCAAGCTTCTTTCCGGAGAGTGAACTCTGCCAGCACAGATGCCAGAGGAATG ACCGAGGAAAACATCCCTCTCACGCTGGAGGGAACAATGATGTCCAGCCAGTCTTCCATCAGG GACCAGGCCAACTACCGTGACAGCCGATCTACTATCTCAGGTGGACGGGGAGGAGGGCGGGCGTTTGATGACCTGGGCAGGCCAGTTTTGTACAACAACTCGCAGAGGTGGAAGGACAGACCTCTGGACAGAGACGAGGACCGCAGACTCAGAGTAGAGTCATACGTGAGAACCAGCGCT CAGGAAACTCATTTACACCCTCCCCTGACACCAACGCCCTTCGCAATGGCGCAGTCCATGGAGATCGTAAGACAGCTCAACGGCAGCGCCATTTTCCCGGCAGACGGGGGTTCGAGGCCAGGAAGCGTCACCAAGAGTTACCAGCAGCCTCCTCTGACCAGAAACTTCCCACGTGTAACGGATGAcgaggatgaggaagatgaaggttTGGGGAGTCCCGCCAGTCGGGAGCATGCTGACGACAGGGACAGCGAGACAAACAGCTCCCAGGTGTCCGAGGCCCACAGTGCACGCTACCAGAAGACTAATGGCACACTCAGGCCAAAATCCCGGCAAAGCCACACTGGGGTCGGTCCCCATGCCTCTGTGATCCACAAGGCCCAGATAGTTTAG
- the cskmt gene encoding citrate synthase-lysine N-methyltransferase CSKMT, mitochondrial, protein MSPFTRSLTLFSGRIVAARAVRYHSSLTAELIENMDKKATWDRFYTESSSSSRTASFKNFEWFFGFDAVRDFIMPLLRTEPHPGGVLRVLDLGCGTSALGPCIYRHSPLPVRVTCADISPVAVRLMKEHIQAEPIQPLNLSSRLEFVELDCTQLHKHYGSSSVDLIVDKGTTDALLRSKEGRQKAGLMLKQCLKALRRSGALLQFSDEDPDVRLLWLETEAQESGVMAVDVGVQEIGELRGLSYYCYNVNPRAIV, encoded by the exons ATGTCTCCGTTTACTAGGTCGCTGACTTTGTTTAGTGGGAGAATAGTGGCAGCGCGTGCAGTCCGGTATCACTCCTCGCTGACAG cTGAGCTGATTGAAAACATGGATAAGAAAGCAACCTGGGACCGCTTCTACaccgagagcagcagcagcagccggacgGCATCCTTCAAAAACTTTGAGTGGTTCTTCGGCTTCGACGCTGTCAGGGACTTCATCATGCCCCTCTTGCGGACCGAGCCCCACCCAGGTGGTGTTCTCCGAGTCCTGGACCTGGGCTGTGGCACCTCTGCTTTAGGGCCCTGCATATACAGACACTCTCCCCTCCCGGTCCGGGTCACTTGTGCGGACATTTCCCCCGTAGCTGTGCGACTAATGAAGGAGCACATCCAAGCCGAACCCATACAACCTCTCAATCTTTCCTCTCGGCTTGAGTTTGTAGAGCTGGACTGCACACAGCTCCACAAGCACTATGGCAGTAGCAGTGTGGACCTTATCGTGGACAAGGGCACTACAGACGCCTTGTTGAGGTCCAAGGAAGGACGACAGAAGGCCGGACTCATGCTGAAGCAGTGTTTGAAGGCGCTGCGGCGCTCTGGAGCTCTGCTCCAGTTTTCTGATGAGGACCCTGATGTCCGGCTGCTGTGGTTGGAGACTGAGGCGCAGGAGTCGGGAGTGATGGCCGTGGATGTTGGGGTGCAGGAGATTGGGGAGCTAAGGGGACTGTCTTATTACTGCTACAATGTGAATCCTCGGGCCATTGTATag